A stretch of Borrelia turcica IST7 DNA encodes these proteins:
- the leuS gene encoding leucine--tRNA ligase, with translation MSEYSFKQIEKKWQDYWDKHKTYKVDEDPSIPKEKRIYILDMFPYPSANGLHVGHPEGYTATDILARYKLLNGFNVLHPMGFDSFGLPAENYAIQTGTHPKKITEDNIKKFKEQIKALGFAYDWDREIRTHDENYYRWTQWIFLKLYKKGLAYTKEMPVWYCPTLGTVLSNEEVIQTSSGPKSERGLHKVERKPLRQWILKITEYAERLIEDLKEVDWPESVKEMQKNWIGKSIGAEIEFEVKDSKERIKVFTTRPDTIFGVTYLVLAPENKIVDKITKDELKPLISDYRNKEYLKSDLERTSLEKDKTGLFTGAYAINPITQEEIPIWIGSYVLGSYGTGAVMSVPAHDERDFEFAKKYNLEIRQVVSKTGNNEILEKAFIEDGVSVNTPKEFNNLQTSEVKERVIEWLIRNNKGKKKVNYKLRDWVFSRQRYWGEPIPILLDEKLDETPLEEDELPLRLPEIENYKPSGTGESPLARVHDWVNVKYNGKIYKRETNTMPQWAGSCWYYLRYLDPNNEKEFASKEKINYWMPVDLYIGGAEHSVLHLLYARFWHKVLYDLGYVNTKEPFTKLINQGMITSFAYQDENGILIPNDEVIQKDNKFFSKSNNKELKQIVAKMSKSLKNVINPDDIINEYGADSMRIYEMFMGPLTDSKPWNTQGLIGIFRFLNKIWAIKNKELVTETAPRGIISELHKTIKKVTEDIENLNFNTAISSLMIFVNELLKYDKNYKEIFNPLTIILSPFAPHLGEELWEYIGESSSIFKNAKWPKYNQSLIIDETREIVLQVNGKIRDKIVLSKGTDEDILKEIALKNNKIIQNIENKQILKIITVKDKLINIVIK, from the coding sequence ATGTCTGAATACAGTTTCAAACAAATAGAAAAAAAATGGCAAGATTATTGGGATAAACATAAAACATACAAAGTTGATGAAGATCCGAGTATTCCTAAAGAGAAAAGAATTTACATTCTTGACATGTTTCCTTACCCTTCAGCTAATGGACTTCATGTCGGACACCCCGAAGGTTACACCGCAACTGATATATTAGCAAGATATAAACTTTTAAATGGATTTAATGTACTTCATCCAATGGGATTTGATAGTTTTGGACTTCCTGCAGAGAATTATGCAATACAAACAGGAACTCATCCAAAAAAAATAACAGAAGATAACATTAAGAAATTTAAAGAACAAATTAAAGCATTAGGATTTGCATATGACTGGGATAGAGAAATTAGAACTCATGATGAGAACTACTACAGGTGGACACAATGGATATTTCTAAAATTATATAAAAAGGGTTTAGCTTACACAAAAGAAATGCCTGTTTGGTATTGTCCTACTCTTGGAACAGTATTATCAAATGAAGAAGTTATACAAACATCTAGCGGTCCAAAGTCTGAACGAGGGCTACACAAGGTAGAACGGAAACCCTTAAGACAATGGATACTTAAAATCACAGAATATGCAGAAAGATTAATTGAAGACCTTAAGGAGGTAGACTGGCCTGAATCGGTTAAAGAAATGCAGAAAAACTGGATTGGAAAATCAATAGGAGCTGAAATCGAATTTGAAGTAAAGGACAGCAAAGAAAGAATTAAAGTATTTACTACAAGACCAGATACAATCTTTGGTGTAACCTATTTAGTTCTAGCACCAGAGAATAAAATAGTAGATAAAATAACGAAAGATGAACTTAAACCCCTTATATCAGATTACAGAAATAAAGAATATCTTAAAAGCGACCTTGAAAGAACTTCTCTTGAAAAAGATAAAACAGGACTATTCACAGGAGCCTATGCTATTAATCCAATTACTCAAGAAGAAATCCCAATATGGATAGGTAGTTATGTACTTGGATCTTACGGAACTGGGGCTGTAATGAGTGTTCCAGCACATGATGAGAGAGATTTTGAATTTGCTAAAAAGTACAATTTAGAAATAAGACAAGTAGTTTCAAAGACAGGAAATAACGAAATACTAGAAAAAGCATTTATTGAAGATGGGGTTTCTGTTAACACACCTAAAGAATTTAATAATCTACAAACTAGCGAAGTAAAAGAAAGAGTAATAGAATGGCTCATTAGGAATAACAAGGGAAAGAAAAAGGTTAATTACAAACTTAGAGATTGGGTTTTTTCAAGGCAGAGATACTGGGGCGAACCTATTCCTATTTTACTTGATGAGAAACTAGATGAAACACCACTAGAAGAAGATGAATTACCTCTAAGACTCCCAGAAATAGAAAATTATAAACCATCAGGTACAGGTGAATCTCCTTTAGCAAGAGTTCACGACTGGGTAAATGTAAAATATAATGGAAAAATATACAAGAGAGAAACAAATACAATGCCTCAATGGGCGGGCTCCTGTTGGTACTATCTTCGCTATCTTGACCCAAATAATGAAAAAGAATTTGCTAGTAAAGAAAAAATTAACTACTGGATGCCAGTTGATCTTTATATTGGAGGTGCTGAGCACTCCGTATTACATCTCTTATACGCAAGATTTTGGCACAAAGTACTATATGATTTAGGATATGTTAACACAAAAGAACCATTTACGAAACTTATAAATCAAGGAATGATAACATCATTTGCATATCAAGATGAAAACGGAATTCTCATTCCTAATGATGAGGTCATACAGAAAGACAATAAATTTTTTTCCAAAAGTAATAACAAAGAATTAAAACAAATAGTTGCTAAAATGTCAAAATCATTAAAAAACGTAATAAACCCAGATGACATTATTAATGAATATGGAGCTGACTCAATGAGAATTTATGAAATGTTCATGGGACCTTTAACTGATTCAAAACCTTGGAATACACAAGGACTAATTGGAATTTTTAGATTTTTAAATAAAATCTGGGCTATTAAGAATAAAGAACTAGTAACAGAGACAGCCCCTAGGGGAATCATATCCGAACTTCACAAAACAATAAAAAAAGTAACAGAAGATATAGAAAATCTAAATTTCAACACCGCAATATCATCATTAATGATATTTGTAAATGAACTTTTAAAATATGATAAAAACTATAAAGAAATATTTAACCCCCTTACTATCATACTATCACCATTTGCACCCCACTTAGGAGAAGAATTGTGGGAGTATATAGGAGAATCCTCTAGCATATTTAAGAATGCAAAATGGCCAAAATATAATCAAAGTCTTATTATTGATGAAACAAGAGAAATTGTATTGCAAGTCAATGGCAAAATAAGAGACAAAATTGTACTAAGTAAAGGAACAGATGAGGATATTCTTAAGGAAATTGCACTAAAAAATAACAAAATTATACAAAATATAGAAAACAAACAAATACTCAAAATAATTACGGTTAAAGATAAGCTTATAAACATAGTAATAAAATAA
- a CDS encoding efflux RND transporter permease subunit produces MNFEKLTIKYRLLIFLIFTLITIFLAFFLKNIEFDSNILKLIPKTEETERIIDIDKSNSLLSTIVIFKDKKSIFNKETFEKINKVANDITNILKVPPNSVTSIFTYFPQFKKDIYTDEEINEIREKVNSTSFIKNTFLNNDETLTYFIVVPTESEKTNFSRSLKSELEEMEATIKRYETDELKLYLTGDLVVREKILNYMADDFKFLGPLATLVVILSLYLVVKNIAGAFIPVLIATFALAWTFGIKGLVRSPITVPETTMIVLLISIGCANAVHIINGILKRIKKESFSKETIITTIKTLRVPILLTSLTTALGFLSLMTSSIHAYRTMGIFMATGVIIGMIMSLLVLPGILVYIPFKHKIINKSKITKNSFLEKLSIINQKITNWILSNKYLSSIITLFILFISIVGLLRIEINFDEKDYFQEYTSVKQTLNLMQKEIGGISIIKIEIKGTPGAFKNAKNMKNLDLITDKIDAFSDKTQSSSINGIIRFMNFKFKKENPNEYRLPENQPILNKLILLISRSNSIKNMTKMYVNDDWSQISIIVRIDKNSTEEIKIFADYARNLLNKHMPGYEYHFSGAYDKILISKTMVAEQITNIITTLSAITILLMIFFKSIKTGIIIAIPVAWSVFLNFAVMRLFGITLNPATATIASVSMGVGVDYSIHFFNAFKLNYQKINDYKKALLESIPNVFNGIFANSISVGIGFLTLIFSTYKIIATLGAIIAFTMLTTSLASLTLLPLLIYLFKPKIKALKIVSEKTTL; encoded by the coding sequence ATGAATTTTGAGAAACTAACCATTAAATACAGACTCCTTATATTCCTTATTTTCACATTAATAACTATTTTTTTAGCTTTTTTTTTGAAAAACATAGAATTTGATTCTAATATTCTAAAGCTTATCCCAAAAACCGAAGAAACTGAGAGAATAATAGACATAGACAAAAGTAATTCACTCTTATCAACAATTGTAATATTTAAAGATAAAAAGAGTATTTTTAATAAAGAAACCTTTGAAAAAATTAATAAAGTAGCAAATGATATAACTAATATATTAAAAGTACCCCCTAACTCTGTTACAAGCATATTTACCTACTTTCCACAATTTAAAAAAGATATTTATACAGATGAAGAAATAAATGAAATAAGAGAAAAAGTAAATTCAACATCATTTATAAAAAATACATTCTTAAACAACGATGAAACTTTAACCTATTTTATAGTTGTTCCCACAGAAAGCGAAAAAACAAATTTTAGTAGAAGCTTAAAAAGCGAACTTGAAGAAATGGAAGCCACAATTAAAAGATATGAAACTGATGAACTTAAGCTTTATTTGACAGGAGATCTTGTAGTAAGAGAAAAAATACTCAATTATATGGCTGACGACTTTAAATTTTTAGGTCCCTTAGCTACTCTTGTAGTCATTTTATCACTTTATCTTGTTGTAAAAAACATAGCAGGAGCCTTCATACCCGTACTCATTGCAACATTTGCATTAGCTTGGACTTTTGGAATTAAAGGACTTGTGAGGTCTCCTATTACTGTTCCAGAAACCACAATGATTGTATTACTTATTTCGATTGGATGTGCTAATGCCGTACACATAATAAATGGAATACTTAAGAGAATAAAAAAAGAATCTTTTTCTAAGGAAACAATAATTACTACAATAAAAACTTTAAGAGTACCAATACTTTTAACCTCTCTTACAACAGCTCTTGGCTTTTTGTCATTAATGACTTCATCAATTCATGCATATAGAACAATGGGAATTTTTATGGCAACAGGAGTAATTATTGGAATGATTATGTCCTTATTAGTATTACCTGGAATACTAGTTTACATTCCATTTAAACATAAAATAATAAATAAAAGCAAAATCACCAAAAACAGCTTTCTTGAAAAACTTTCAATAATAAACCAGAAAATCACAAATTGGATACTAAGCAATAAATATCTATCGTCTATCATAACTCTATTTATTTTATTCATATCTATTGTAGGCCTTCTAAGAATAGAAATTAACTTTGATGAAAAAGATTATTTTCAAGAATATACAAGCGTAAAGCAAACATTAAATTTGATGCAAAAAGAGATAGGAGGAATTTCAATCATTAAAATTGAAATCAAAGGCACTCCTGGAGCATTTAAAAATGCAAAAAATATGAAAAATTTGGATTTAATTACAGATAAGATTGACGCATTTAGTGATAAAACACAATCTAGCTCAATAAACGGTATCATAAGATTTATGAACTTTAAATTTAAGAAAGAAAATCCGAATGAATACAGGCTCCCTGAGAATCAACCCATATTAAATAAGCTAATTCTTTTAATTAGCAGAAGTAATTCCATTAAAAACATGACCAAAATGTATGTCAATGACGATTGGTCTCAAATATCAATTATTGTAAGAATTGATAAAAATTCAACTGAGGAAATAAAAATCTTCGCAGATTATGCAAGGAATTTACTTAACAAGCATATGCCAGGATATGAATATCACTTCTCAGGTGCTTATGACAAAATATTGATATCTAAAACTATGGTAGCAGAACAAATTACTAATATTATTACAACACTTAGTGCAATAACAATATTGCTAATGATATTCTTTAAATCAATTAAAACTGGAATAATCATTGCAATTCCAGTAGCATGGTCCGTATTCCTGAATTTTGCTGTAATGAGACTTTTTGGTATAACACTAAATCCTGCAACAGCAACAATTGCATCCGTTAGTATGGGTGTAGGAGTAGATTATTCAATTCACTTTTTTAATGCATTCAAATTAAATTATCAAAAAATTAACGATTATAAAAAGGCTTTACTTGAATCAATTCCCAATGTATTTAATGGAATTTTTGCAAATTCAATATCAGTAGGTATAGGATTCTTAACATTAATATTTTCTACTTATAAAATAATCGCAACACTTGGCGCCATCATAGCTTTTACAATGCTAACAACTTCTCTTGCTTCACTCACACTACTCCCATTACTTATTTATCTCTTCAAGCCTAAAATTAAAGCATTAAAGATAGTAAGTGAAAAAACAACATTATAA